From Ignisphaera aggregans DSM 17230, the proteins below share one genomic window:
- a CDS encoding hypothetical protein (KEGG: tpe:Tpen_1671 hypothetical protein~SPTR: A1S0T6 Putative uncharacterized protein) gives MSMYMRKSYIRLSNVVLYVFTISILLLTLLPLSLHIEKHSIIYPWSIAGETPLNTSVILWITPWGRFYNPSTFPIRFIPGIVIAYDMDCGLCTSSLQQWLSMSMYFLRELYNLNRTVFINLFCEEYEPSYIWRGTLTNVTKPPSQIIEKLKNVIGSGQNVYIGFSELTACVNNDVCLSKLIDIYSYLRNIFPDAKLYYYGGGGDSIDKLVELYQKANLDLIGIDIWELSYNNGIVTLSSNLLNKLNQIAKRVGWNNVILGEIGLRVNDEEAYIEPWNGNRKIKYNPNITSIYYRHILSDLVNKSVTPAYIGIWAWNDNVFAIDNRIDILSAIEESVYGVTTTTTIIPSPSPTTTTITVIYTVTSPTTIYTTTTIPTTITTTITQPTTIVSTITTTITSKVVEVSTTTKTTTTTITQGLEQITLYRVLITIFIITTIISTLLYLYTRYRHRT, from the coding sequence ATGTCTATGTATATGAGGAAAAGCTATATACGTTTAAGCAATGTAGTTCTATATGTATTCACTATATCGATTCTCCTATTGACATTATTACCATTGTCGTTACATATAGAGAAGCACTCTATTATATATCCATGGTCTATAGCTGGAGAAACTCCGTTAAATACATCAGTAATACTGTGGATTACGCCCTGGGGACGATTCTATAATCCTAGTACCTTTCCAATAAGATTTATTCCAGGGATAGTTATAGCATATGATATGGACTGTGGCTTATGTACATCATCACTTCAGCAATGGCTGAGTATGTCCATGTATTTTCTTAGGGAGCTATATAATTTGAATAGAACTGTATTTATAAATCTATTCTGTGAGGAGTATGAGCCAAGCTATATATGGAGAGGAACACTAACCAATGTTACTAAACCTCCTAGTCAGATTATTGAAAAGCTAAAGAATGTTATAGGAAGTGGGCAAAATGTGTATATAGGGTTTAGTGAGCTAACTGCATGTGTAAATAATGATGTATGTTTATCAAAGTTAATTGATATATATAGCTATCTAAGGAATATCTTTCCAGATGCAAAGCTATATTACTATGGTGGTGGAGGAGATAGTATAGATAAACTTGTTGAGCTATATCAAAAAGCTAATCTAGATCTTATAGGAATAGATATATGGGAGCTCAGCTATAATAATGGTATAGTTACACTTAGTAGCAACCTACTAAACAAATTGAATCAAATTGCTAAAAGAGTTGGGTGGAACAATGTAATTCTAGGTGAAATAGGACTTAGAGTAAATGATGAAGAAGCATATATAGAGCCGTGGAATGGGAATAGGAAGATAAAATATAATCCAAATATAACAAGCATCTATTATAGACATATACTTAGTGATTTAGTCAATAAAAGTGTTACACCTGCATATATAGGTATATGGGCATGGAATGACAATGTTTTTGCTATAGATAATAGAATAGATATACTTAGTGCAATAGAGGAAAGCGTATATGGTGTAACAACCACAACAACTATTATACCAAGTCCATCACCAACTACAACAACTATAACTGTTATCTATACAGTAACATCTCCAACAACTATCTATACAACAACCACTATTCCTACAACAATAACAACTACGATTACACAACCTACAACAATAGTAAGCACAATCACAACTACTATAACATCAAAAGTGGTGGAAGTATCAACCACTACAAAAACTACAACAACAACTATTACTCAAGGCTTAGAGCAAATCACTCTATATAGAGTTCTCATAACGATATTCATTATAACGACAATAATATCCACACTACTATATCTATATACAAGATATAGACATAGAACATAG
- a CDS encoding ABC transporter related (COGs: COG1131 ABC-type multidrug transport system ATPase component~InterPro IPR003439:IPR003593~KEGG: dka:DKAM_0339 daunorubicin resistance ATP-binding protein-like protein~PFAM: ABC transporter related~SMART: AAA ATPase~SPTR: B8D3I4 Daunorubicin resistance ATP-binding protein-like protein~PFAM: ABC transporter): MSIAVDVRDLVKIYPNGVRGVDGATFSVYDGEIFGLIGPNGSGKTTTLRILATILKPSSGYANIYGFDVVREPERVRRIIGYLPEDAGAYRDMTGLEYITFILGLRFRGKELEEDVEEAVKISRLGRDVYRPIRSYSKGMKRILNLAITLAQRPKLYILDEPTSGLDVEKSIEVRNTIASYSKSYGATILLSSHNMLEVEYLCNRVAIIYRGKIVSEGYIDEIKSRYSAKNLEEAFIYSIKESKTSNT, translated from the coding sequence ATGTCTATAGCTGTAGATGTTAGGGATCTTGTTAAGATTTATCCAAATGGTGTTAGAGGTGTTGATGGAGCTACATTCTCTGTCTATGATGGAGAGATATTCGGTCTTATAGGACCCAATGGATCTGGTAAGACAACTACTCTTAGGATTCTTGCAACTATTTTAAAGCCTTCTAGTGGTTATGCAAACATATATGGATTTGATGTGGTTAGAGAGCCTGAGAGAGTTAGAAGGATTATTGGGTATCTCCCTGAGGATGCTGGTGCATATAGAGATATGACAGGTTTAGAATATATAACCTTTATCCTTGGTCTAAGGTTTAGGGGGAAGGAACTTGAAGAAGATGTTGAGGAAGCTGTAAAGATATCTAGACTTGGAAGAGACGTATATAGACCTATAAGAAGCTATAGCAAGGGTATGAAGAGAATACTTAATCTTGCTATAACCCTTGCACAAAGACCAAAGCTATATATCCTCGATGAACCTACCTCAGGTCTAGATGTTGAGAAGAGTATAGAGGTTAGAAATACTATTGCAAGTTATAGCAAAAGCTATGGAGCGACAATACTTTTGAGTAGCCATAATATGCTTGAGGTAGAATATCTATGTAATAGAGTTGCTATAATATATAGAGGGAAGATAGTTTCTGAGGGATATATAGATGAGATTAAGAGTAGATATAGTGCTAAGAATCTTGAGGAAGCATTTATATACTCTATAAAGGAGTCCAAAACATCTAATACCTAA
- a CDS encoding ABC-type Na+ efflux pump permease component (COGs: COG1668 ABC-type Na+ efflux pump permease component~KEGG: hbu:Hbut_0105 ABC-type Na+ efflux pump, permease~SPTR: A2BJ19 ABC-type Na+ efflux pump, permease~PFAM: ABC-2 type transporter) gives MARSRSLGIASPFLAKLIKKELLLTFKNIQIIISILIIPILFISMAGSIRYGIETTQHEIERVVAIGIATIVRDNSAIVSSAIEYINSSKGIKIIVVEDNDVRGLLDRYGVVIEIPESFSRDIYVNRLCHVYGYTSISSLSTASIVGRNSIIDYVSSTLCSAMRSIIAQNIGVNISSFDISVSSSKTVFIGDKSFDEGALSRLTTLITMSSLIFSIAIALSFQYGAISIAQEKEERTLEILAVQPISRRDIGISKVIGVLVLALTEASLYIASWMYYLSSIGLANGNIFMGLGAMPIVFLMIDIVIAIVALTVFGLIIGVFARDTRTASIVSTPITLLAILIGTMIQFIGIPLEPLQLSLYSITLIMAPICIMISLMLGYIVSAIGVIIINIAIALLLLYILGKILESEKMFIGIGFMDRFMRFMKRSR, from the coding sequence ATGGCTAGATCTAGATCCCTAGGTATAGCTTCACCATTTCTAGCAAAGCTTATTAAAAAAGAGCTTCTTCTAACATTTAAGAATATACAGATAATTATCAGTATATTGATTATACCAATACTCTTTATCTCTATGGCTGGATCAATAAGATATGGTATTGAGACTACACAGCATGAGATTGAAAGAGTTGTTGCTATTGGTATTGCAACTATAGTGAGAGATAATAGTGCTATTGTTAGTAGTGCTATTGAGTATATAAATAGTTCTAAGGGGATAAAGATTATAGTTGTTGAGGATAACGATGTTAGAGGTCTTTTGGATAGATATGGCGTAGTTATAGAGATTCCAGAAAGTTTTTCAAGGGATATATATGTTAATAGACTGTGCCATGTATATGGCTATACCTCTATAAGCTCTCTATCTACAGCATCAATAGTGGGTAGAAATAGCATTATCGACTATGTGTCATCAACACTTTGTTCAGCTATGAGAAGTATTATTGCACAGAACATTGGTGTAAATATATCTAGTTTCGATATATCTGTAAGTTCATCTAAAACTGTTTTTATAGGTGATAAATCTTTTGATGAGGGAGCTCTCTCTAGATTAACAACATTGATAACAATGTCGTCACTTATCTTTAGTATTGCGATAGCCTTATCATTTCAGTATGGAGCTATATCTATTGCTCAGGAGAAGGAGGAGAGAACTCTTGAGATTTTAGCTGTACAGCCAATTTCTAGGAGGGATATAGGTATCTCTAAGGTTATTGGAGTTCTTGTGCTTGCGCTAACTGAAGCATCTCTATATATAGCATCATGGATGTATTATCTTAGTTCCATAGGATTGGCAAACGGAAACATCTTTATGGGGCTTGGTGCAATGCCTATAGTATTTCTAATGATAGATATAGTTATTGCTATAGTAGCTCTCACAGTATTTGGACTCATAATAGGGGTATTTGCAAGAGATACAAGAACTGCAAGTATAGTATCTACACCAATTACATTGCTAGCCATACTTATAGGCACTATGATACAATTCATTGGAATTCCACTAGAACCTTTACAACTGTCTCTATATTCTATCACACTTATAATGGCTCCAATATGTATCATGATATCATTGATGTTAGGCTATATAGTAAGTGCTATAGGGGTAATAATAATCAATATTGCTATAGCTCTACTACTTCTATACATCCTTGGAAAGATTTTAGAAAGTGAAAAGATGTTTATTGGTATAGGGTTTATGGATAGATTTATGAGATTTATGAAGAGAAGTAGATAG
- a CDS encoding glycosyl transferase, group 1 (COGs: COG0058 Glucan phosphorylase~KEGG: smr:Smar_0246 glycosyl transferase, group 1~SPTR: A3DL49 Glycosyl transferase, group 1~PFAM: Carbohydrate phosphorylase), whose translation MANTDKGIIISVAMEVAFEGSANYAGGLGVLEADKFYGAGKIGLPYMLIVPFYSNGYVDWDIANKARHVEVRHRHTLAFLSKLRYIESMDVRSRKGKLIAEVDLYEYSFGSAKAVLYRVKRPLYTARLFRYLYRHHSDECTYYITAAAVSSRIIEKISQTTPVSYIDIQEAHLALVPYLLPDNMNIRFVTHTPGPWGHPKLCREAEEVLDISLPNVKTMTEAAMEKVSQVFTVSRKHLEVTKSTFPRYASKMSYITNGIYLDRWQRIEGNVDLNRFVEYRNNLRREFISLINVLSGKNVGNRMILAWTRRITKYKRPYFIEWLIEENSDLKDRVFIVVSGKPHPSDEWGKEIATTFVKFSKALSNFFFYPSYGIEFAYYSLSGSDLLLFTPFSCWEASGTSMMKAGVNGIPTLSSRDGASLELIEDNSNGWFFGEELDKIIDINSDEAAKIDEKDYNDFIKRLTYIVDLYEEDRDRYIEIAYNAYKTFTPMVDIKRVLKQYYPIYFSS comes from the coding sequence ATGGCTAATACTGATAAGGGTATAATTATTAGTGTTGCTATGGAGGTAGCATTTGAGGGATCTGCAAATTATGCTGGTGGTCTAGGGGTTTTAGAGGCTGATAAGTTTTATGGTGCTGGAAAAATTGGTTTGCCATATATGCTCATAGTTCCATTTTATTCAAATGGATATGTTGATTGGGATATAGCTAATAAGGCTAGACATGTAGAAGTGAGGCATAGACATACATTAGCATTTCTATCAAAGCTAAGATATATAGAGTCTATGGATGTTAGAAGTAGGAAGGGGAAGCTAATAGCCGAGGTCGATTTATATGAATATAGCTTTGGTTCTGCAAAAGCAGTTCTATATAGGGTGAAGAGACCTCTATATACAGCAAGACTATTTAGATATCTCTATAGGCATCACTCTGATGAATGTACATATTATATAACAGCTGCAGCAGTATCAAGTAGAATTATTGAGAAGATATCTCAAACAACCCCTGTCTCATATATAGATATACAGGAGGCACATCTAGCACTAGTTCCATATCTATTGCCCGATAATATGAATATAAGATTTGTTACCCATACCCCTGGCCCATGGGGACATCCAAAGCTTTGTAGAGAAGCTGAAGAGGTATTAGATATATCGTTACCAAATGTTAAGACTATGACAGAAGCTGCTATGGAGAAAGTCTCACAAGTATTTACGGTATCGAGGAAACATCTAGAGGTGACAAAAAGTACTTTTCCTAGATATGCATCTAAGATGAGCTATATAACTAATGGAATCTATCTAGATAGATGGCAGAGAATTGAAGGTAATGTTGATCTAAATAGATTTGTGGAGTATAGAAATAATTTAAGGAGAGAATTCATATCTCTTATAAATGTATTATCTGGTAAGAATGTTGGAAATAGAATGATCTTGGCATGGACTAGGAGGATAACAAAGTATAAGAGGCCATATTTTATTGAGTGGCTTATTGAGGAGAATAGCGATTTAAAGGATAGAGTGTTTATAGTTGTTTCAGGAAAGCCTCATCCAAGCGATGAATGGGGTAAAGAGATAGCAACAACATTTGTTAAATTCTCAAAAGCTTTAAGCAACTTCTTCTTCTATCCAAGCTATGGAATAGAATTTGCATACTATTCCCTATCAGGATCAGATCTACTGCTATTTACACCATTTAGTTGTTGGGAAGCTAGTGGAACTAGTATGATGAAAGCAGGTGTAAATGGTATTCCAACACTTTCCTCAAGAGATGGTGCAAGTCTTGAGCTTATAGAGGATAACTCTAATGGTTGGTTCTTTGGTGAGGAGCTCGATAAGATAATAGATATTAATAGTGATGAGGCTGCAAAAATTGATGAGAAAGACTATAATGATTTTATAAAGAGACTTACATATATAGTTGATCTATATGAAGAGGATAGGGATAGATATATAGAGATAGCATATAACGCATATAAAACATTTACACCTATGGTGGATATTAAAAGAGTTCTTAAGCAGTACTACCCTATCTACTTCTCTTCATAA
- a CDS encoding oligopeptide/dipeptide ABC transporter, ATPase subunit (COGs: COG0444 ABC-type dipeptide/oligopeptide/nickel transport system ATPase component~InterProIPR013563:IPR003439:IPR003593:IPR017871:IPR 010066~KEGG: tpe:Tpen_0145 oligopeptide/dipeptide ABC transporter, ATPase subunit~PFAM: ABC transporter related; Oligopeptide/dipeptide ABC transporter domain protein~SMART: AAA ATPase~SPTR: A1RWH5 Oligopeptide/dipeptide ABC transporter, ATPase subunit~TIGRFAM: oligopeptide/dipeptide ABC transporter, ATPase subunit~PFAM: ABC transporter; Oligopeptide/dipeptide transporter, C-terminal region) encodes MGGSNMLLSVRNLYMWYPIRRFLSIVGYVKAVEDVSFDLDRGEILALVGESGSGKTTVGKVVLRLYKPTKGEILFEGRNIANLDGKELMWYRRQVGYVQQDPYGALPPFMTIKRILEEPLIIHGIKKEERIDRIYKALEEVRLTPVEDFLNKYPHQLSGGQQQRVVIARALILRPKLVVADEPVSMLDASVRVEILTLFRELQKIHNLGIIYITHDLATTKYFSDKIAIMYAGQLVERAPTQDLLKEPLHPYTQALIKAIPDPDPRNRKIFRETPAGEPPSLINPPPGCRFRSRCPFAMDICMKDPIEIEIKKNHYVKCWLYANK; translated from the coding sequence ATGGGGGGAAGTAACATGTTATTAAGTGTTAGAAATCTATATATGTGGTATCCAATAAGGAGATTTCTCTCTATTGTTGGATATGTTAAAGCTGTAGAAGATGTTTCTTTTGATTTAGATAGAGGTGAAATTTTAGCTCTTGTAGGAGAGTCTGGAAGTGGTAAGACTACTGTTGGAAAAGTTGTACTAAGGCTCTATAAACCGACAAAGGGAGAAATACTATTTGAGGGAAGAAATATAGCTAATTTAGATGGAAAGGAGCTTATGTGGTATAGGAGACAAGTTGGATATGTTCAACAAGATCCATATGGAGCTCTACCACCATTTATGACTATCAAGAGAATTTTGGAAGAGCCTTTAATTATACATGGTATTAAAAAGGAAGAGAGAATAGATAGAATATATAAAGCTCTTGAAGAAGTAAGACTTACACCTGTTGAAGATTTCCTCAATAAATATCCACATCAATTATCAGGTGGACAACAACAAAGAGTTGTTATTGCAAGAGCATTAATATTAAGACCAAAACTTGTTGTAGCTGATGAACCAGTCTCAATGCTCGATGCATCTGTTAGAGTAGAAATACTAACTCTATTTAGAGAGCTTCAAAAGATTCATAACCTTGGAATCATATATATAACCCATGACCTTGCTACAACAAAATATTTCTCTGATAAAATAGCTATCATGTATGCTGGTCAACTTGTTGAGAGAGCTCCAACACAAGATTTATTAAAAGAACCTTTACATCCATATACACAAGCGTTGATTAAAGCTATTCCTGATCCAGATCCTAGAAATAGGAAAATATTTAGAGAGACTCCTGCAGGTGAACCCCCAAGCTTAATTAATCCTCCTCCTGGTTGTAGATTTAGATCTAGATGTCCCTTCGCAATGGATATATGTATGAAGGATCCCATTGAAATTGAAATAAAGAAGAATCACTATGTAAAGTGCTGGCTTTATGCAAATAAATAG
- a CDS encoding oligopeptide/dipeptide ABC transporter, ATPase subunit (COGs: COG0444 ABC-type dipeptide/oligopeptide/nickel transport system ATPase component~InterProIPR013563:IPR003439:IPR003593:IPR017871:IPR 010066~KEGG: tpe:Tpen_0146 oligopeptide/dipeptide ABC transporter, ATPase subunit~PFAM: ABC transporter related; Oligopeptide/dipeptide ABC transporter domain protein~SMART: AAA ATPase~SPTR: A1RWH6 Oligopeptide/dipeptide ABC transporter, ATPase subunit~TIGRFAM: oligopeptide/dipeptide ABC transporter, ATPase subunit~PFAM: ABC transporter; Oligopeptide/dipeptide transporter, C-terminal region~TIGRFAM: oligopeptide/dipeptide ABC transporter, ATP-binding protein, C-terminal domain) has protein sequence MDTMLQVEQLKLYYITLKGVVRAVDGVSFEIDRGESIAIVGESGSGKSSLARAILKLLPRNVFLYDGKVILDGEDISKLNEAELNSRVRWSKISFVPQAAMNSLNPVIKIGDQLIEPLIYHKGYSKDEAIKKAIEMITYVGIPNEFINRYPFELSGGMRQRVIIAMALITEPKIVILDEPTSALDVITQANIMNLLKRVRLEKGISYIFITHDIALASDLADKVGVMYAGKIVELSDADTFYTKPLHPYSQLLLSSVPSLREDKNITYIKGTPPSLINPPPGCRFHPRCPFAMDICRREEPPLISIEKGVYVRCWLYGGK, from the coding sequence ATGGATACAATGTTGCAAGTTGAACAGCTTAAACTATACTATATAACATTGAAAGGCGTTGTTAGAGCTGTAGATGGAGTTAGCTTTGAGATAGATAGAGGAGAGAGTATAGCTATTGTTGGTGAGAGTGGAAGTGGTAAAAGTTCGTTGGCGAGAGCAATATTAAAGCTTCTGCCAAGAAATGTATTTCTATATGATGGTAAAGTTATCTTGGATGGTGAGGATATTTCAAAGTTAAATGAAGCTGAACTTAATTCTAGAGTTAGATGGTCTAAAATATCTTTTGTTCCTCAAGCAGCTATGAATTCTCTCAATCCTGTTATAAAGATTGGTGATCAGCTAATAGAGCCACTAATATATCATAAAGGCTATAGTAAGGATGAAGCAATTAAGAAAGCTATTGAGATGATTACATATGTTGGCATTCCCAATGAATTTATTAATAGATATCCATTTGAGCTTTCTGGTGGTATGAGACAGAGAGTAATAATTGCTATGGCTCTCATAACTGAGCCGAAGATAGTAATATTAGATGAACCTACATCAGCTTTAGACGTAATAACACAAGCTAATATCATGAACTTGTTGAAGAGAGTACGATTGGAAAAAGGTATTAGTTATATTTTCATAACTCATGATATTGCTCTAGCAAGTGATTTAGCAGATAAAGTTGGTGTTATGTATGCAGGTAAAATTGTTGAGCTTAGTGATGCTGATACGTTCTATACAAAACCCTTGCACCCATATTCACAGCTATTGTTGTCAAGTGTACCATCGTTAAGAGAGGATAAGAATATAACATATATTAAAGGTACACCACCAAGCTTGATTAACCCTCCTCCTGGTTGTAGATTTCATCCTAGGTGTCCTTTTGCTATGGATATTTGTAGGAGGGAGGAGCCTCCTCTAATAAGTATTGAGAAAGGTGTGTATGTTAGATGTTGGTTATATGGGGGGAAGTAA
- a CDS encoding binding-protein-dependent transport systems inner membrane component (COGs: COG1173 ABC-type dipeptide/oligopeptide/nickel transport systems permease components~InterPro IPR000515~KEGG: tpe:Tpen_0147 binding-protein-dependent transport systems inner membrane component~PFAM: binding-protein-dependent transport systems inner membrane component~SPTR: A1RWH7 Binding-protein-dependent transport systems inner membrane component~PFAM: Binding-protein-dependent transport system inner membrane component): MSIIIKNIGNIVREMARAYRASVIGLAILITLVCISIYTVIVYPYDYVVKIWNSQEVWQDNPRNALPSWINIFLPKKLPETIVINSSVNSNSVMKTKSFVSELGAYKIVIDFRIPYNYDDFPTGVRLSIIPRYTSFYPLASITWIKPDGTSYYIQQVKIRREFIYDISSDESLLRNVVESIEERVGNSIGYPITLNEALFAQEDHTILSKDTIRVLKGDYRVVVEAIVFDENDDIDAKLVIYGKVYGLAGTDHLRRDLLIPILWGTPIALAFGLTASLCIVLFQMIYAAISAWYGGLVDTVIQRLTEIMMVLPFLPIVMMISYIYRITIWTLLAIIIALSMLGSGVKNYRAMFLQLKESPYIEAARAYGAGNLRIIFMYLIPRVLPTVLPSIIYSVPDFVFLEAVLALLGVGDPLAPTWGKVLEDALNNGALYKGYYYWVLEPSALLILTSLGFALIGFALDRIFNPRLREM; encoded by the coding sequence ATGAGTATTATTATTAAGAATATTGGAAATATAGTTAGGGAGATGGCAAGAGCATATAGAGCATCAGTAATAGGCTTAGCTATACTAATAACATTGGTTTGTATATCTATATATACAGTGATAGTATATCCATATGACTATGTAGTCAAGATCTGGAATTCACAAGAAGTTTGGCAAGATAATCCAAGAAATGCATTACCAAGCTGGATAAATATATTTCTACCAAAAAAGTTGCCTGAGACCATAGTAATAAATTCATCAGTAAATTCTAATAGTGTAATGAAAACAAAGTCCTTTGTTAGCGAATTGGGAGCTTATAAAATTGTAATAGACTTTAGAATTCCATATAACTATGATGATTTTCCCACAGGTGTTAGGCTATCAATTATACCTAGATATACATCTTTCTACCCATTAGCATCTATAACATGGATAAAGCCTGACGGTACTTCATATTATATTCAACAAGTAAAAATCAGAAGAGAGTTTATATATGATATATCGAGTGATGAATCACTGTTGAGAAATGTAGTAGAAAGTATTGAGGAAAGAGTTGGAAATTCTATAGGTTATCCAATAACATTGAATGAAGCTCTATTTGCTCAAGAAGATCATACTATTCTATCTAAGGATACAATTAGAGTATTAAAGGGCGATTATAGAGTGGTAGTAGAGGCTATAGTATTTGATGAGAATGACGATATAGATGCAAAACTTGTAATCTATGGAAAGGTCTATGGGCTTGCAGGAACAGATCACTTAAGAAGGGATCTACTTATACCTATTCTATGGGGTACACCGATAGCCTTAGCCTTTGGACTAACAGCTTCGCTATGTATTGTTCTATTTCAAATGATATATGCTGCTATAAGTGCATGGTATGGTGGTTTAGTAGATACTGTTATTCAGAGATTAACTGAGATTATGATGGTTCTGCCTTTCCTTCCAATAGTTATGATGATCTCATATATCTATAGAATAACAATATGGACGTTACTTGCAATAATAATAGCTCTAAGTATGTTAGGTTCTGGTGTTAAGAACTATAGGGCTATGTTCCTCCAGCTAAAAGAGTCTCCATATATAGAAGCTGCAAGAGCTTATGGAGCAGGTAATCTTAGAATTATATTTATGTATCTAATTCCACGAGTATTACCAACAGTATTACCATCAATTATATACTCAGTTCCAGATTTTGTTTTTCTTGAAGCAGTATTAGCGCTACTCGGAGTAGGAGATCCATTAGCACCTACATGGGGTAAAGTGCTAGAGGATGCTCTTAATAATGGTGCTCTCTATAAAGGTTATTACTATTGGGTTCTAGAACCATCGGCATTATTAATACTTACATCACTAGGATTTGCTCTAATAGGCTTTGCACTAGATAGGATATTTAATCCAAGGCTAAGGGAGATGTGA